Proteins encoded in a region of the Sugiyamaella lignohabitans strain CBS 10342 chromosome B, complete sequence genome:
- the ACK1 gene encoding Ack1p (Protein that functions in the cell wall integrity pathway; functions upstream of Pkc1p; GFP-fusion protein expression is induced in response to the DNA-damaging agent MMS; non-tagged Ack1p is detected in purified mitochondria; GO_component: GO:0005739 - mitochondrion [Evidence IDA] [PMID 14576278]; GO_component: GO:0005739 - mitochondrion [Evidence IDA] [PMID 16823961]; GO_function: GO:0003674 - molecular_function [Evidence ND]; GO_process: GO:0031505 - fungal-type cell wall organization [Evidence IMP] [PMID 18806213]; GO_process: GO:0009967 - positive regulation of signal transduction [Evidence IMP] [PMID 18806213]), whose protein sequence is MTSDSVMDPARGPEELPFIFSDSVFPEVESPFPSLPLAPETKIAKFTKDYKIVSSKVDNSENIHRLFRWAREVLDFAEAQPGLSRNMIDTAIDVVKLISDSAPADVGSSSGSSGSTGSTPSKFYGAANYTIGLWYLFGLFEYPVNSDIAMEKFLTAAKQGYSRALYRLGAFYETSGQISSALAYFEHGVRRKDAACYYRMATAYLQGQLNKSIDVKRGMEYLEKASFQADPDCAQAAYIYGLIQLKEINIASLSQLKQPLDQEAGILALERSAWLGFGPALLRMGKAWQGGEKGYDTAVALRYFHIASRQDQYTIHKEKIKRAVAKQKLGDISKGGDSGDKPITGALLGVPELEISKWMVCGCDGSFAANEEWAFKFALMAAEQGNVTAEFAVGYYYEVGIYVQPSAENAVKYYKLASDHGFDDAKVRLTVLEKELEKKAKGQQAAGSTSPLSKNQESSISSDPFGTGIQRQLTRKDHERSVSMRRQKSLMLSRENSRSTPATSQSDSKALPERPLQNETLRTAQQQQQQPQQQPQQQPQQQPQHQQQQQQQQQQQHPNASEEPPQTVPTEARPRSDSESKPLPPTPPHRPPRYHAYTSPYGSPPVSRSPSPKRPQRSLTEESPLPAPPNDSIQPFSFTSGPAALNPPSQSAIEINRRSPSPRRSHRYSSSIATEQPGHTLNNPGSLGARVSPRKVSSPVRAPILEESHPSDLELSGPRSVVRTPSPSKPGPGRMTSMERLSNMRNMPPPSMYDLSVSPKRSSFGANSQPPPPRPISSPRTVSGHTVSRLPNLPSDETPGSDSGSSSGPGPGPGDNEVLYRVVPLRVKKSSELLKRHSFPSEPLYDDRTVSPEPRAPGLASSPPNDPMKRRSARLSPVSSPVYQTDFSNNSTPQRLHSPTTLSHPDLQSTSNNSTPTRARQLRPSGSQPMLEKLSSLQLEDTTKTVPSSPAQTIPSASSTSNLSPSSAPVAIPMHRASTSPIPERSISRSPVARQQSPDKGRSPISRPLSFFSTKSSPKSPPPQPTFSSNGSSPPSQFSRTSTVSSLSTTTTTSTSSTASNLPAVSGTQKPSDPISSSINPPPRIPMSFDEMGIPHGTENEKECIIM, encoded by the coding sequence ATGACCTCAGATAGTGTGATGGACCCAGCACGGGGCCCTGAGGAGCTGCCGTTTATTTTTTCGGATAGCGTGTTTCCAGAGGTAGAGTCGCCGTTTCCCAGTCTGCCGCTGGCGCCAGAAACGAAGATCGCGAAATTTACCAAGGATTATAAGATAGTTTCCTCGAAAGTGGACAATTCGGAGAATATTCACCGGTTGTTTCGATGGGCTCGTGAAGTGCTGGATTTTGCAGAGGCTCAGCCAGGGCTCAGTAGGAACATGATAGATACAGCCATTGATGTGGTGAAACTAATATCGGACTCTGCTCCTGCTGATGTTGGCTCGTCATCAGGCTCGTCAGGCTCGACAGGATCTACCCCGTCTAAGTTTTATGGGGCTGCTAATTATACTATTGGACTTTGGTATCTTTTTGGACTGTTTGAATATCCAGTTAATAGTGATATTGCTATGGAGAAGTTTTTGACTGCCGCCAAACAGGGCTATTCAAGAGCTCTGTATAGATTAGGCGCTTTTTATGAGACGTCAGGGCAGATCAGTTCGGCATTGGCGTATTTTGAACATGGAGTACGACGAAAAGATGCCGCTTGTTATTATAGAATGGCCACTGCGTATCTACAGGGCCAGTTGAACAAGTCGATAGATGTGAAACGAGGTATGGAATATCTTGAAAAAGCATCGTTTCAAGCCGATCCTGATTGTGCACAAGCAGCGTATATTTATGGTTTGATTCAGTTGAAAGAGATTAATATTGCATCTTTATCACAGCTGAAACAGCCACTTGACCAAGAAGCAGGTATTCTTGCTTTAGAGAGATCTGCTTGGCTGGGTTTTGGGCCGGCACTTCTTCGAATGGGAAAAGCATGGCAAGGTGGTGAAAAGGGTTATGATACTGCAGTTGCTTTACGTTATTTCCATATTGCTAGTCGACAAGACCAGTATACTATTCATAAAGAGAAAATCAAGCGAGCAGTTGCTAAACAGAAACTTGGTGATATCAGTAAGGGTGGTGATAGTGGAGATAAACCGATAACTGGTGCGTTATTAGGAGTTCCAGAGCTGGAGATTTCGAAATGGATGGTATGTGGATGTGATGGCAGTTTTGCTGCGAACGAAGAGTGGGCTTTTAAGTTTGCTCTTATGGCAGCAGAACAGGGCAATGTCACTGCAGAGTTTGCAGTTGGGTATTATTATGAGGTAGGTATTTATGTCCAGCCTAGTGCTGAGAATGCTGTCAAGTATTATAAGCTGGCTTCAGATCATGGATTTGATGATGCAAAGGTTCGTTTAACTGTTTTGGAAAAGGAACTAGAAAAGAAAGCCAAAGGTCAGCAGGCTGCAGGAAGTACCTCTCCGTTGTCGAAGAACCAGGAAAGTAGTATCAGTTCAGATCCGTTTGGAACGGGAATACAGAGACAGTTGACACGGAAAGACCATGAGCGAAGTGTGTCGATGAGGCGGCAAAAGTCATTGATGCTGTCTCGCGAGAACTCGAGAAGTACTCCTGCTACGAGTCAGTCGGATTCGAAGGCGCTTCCTGAACGACCATTACAGAATGAAACCCTGCGAACTgcccagcagcagcagcagcaaccacaacaacaaccacaacaacaaccacaacaacaaccacaacatcagcaacagcagcagcaacagcagcagcaacaacatcCTAATGCTTCAGAGGAACCTCCACAAACCGTACCTACTGAAGCAAGACCCCGATCAGACTCAGAATCTAAACCTCTCCCACCAACGCCTCCTCACAGACCCCCTCGGTACCATGCGTACACCAGTCCATATGGGTCACCTCCTGTGAGCCGGTCACCCAGTCCTAAAAGACCACAAAGATCACTTACAGAAGAATCTCcattaccagcacctccaaaTGACTCAATCCAGCCATTCAGTTTCACATCTGGACCAGCGGCACTTAATCCCCCCTCCCAATCTgccattgaaatcaatagACGCAGCCCCTCACCACGAAGATCTCACAGATATTCTTCCAGCATTGCTACTGAACAACCAGGTCACACCCTCAACAATCCAGGAAGTCTAGGTGCAAGAGTAAGTCCTCGAAAAGTTTCCTCTCCTGTTCGTGCTCCCATTTTAGAAGAATCACATCCTTCAGATCTTGAACTCAGCGGACCTCGATCGGTCGTCAGAACTCCATCTCCATCGAAACCAGGACCTGGTCGAATGACTAGCATGGAAAGACTAAGTAACATGCGAAATATGCCACCACCCTCAATGTATGATCTATCAGTCAGTCCTAAACGGTCTTCCTTTGGTGCCAATTcacaaccaccacctcctagACCCATTTCATCTCCTCGAACTGTTTCTGGCCACACTGTATCTCGACTACCTAACCTGCCATCTGACGAAACACCTGGATCCGATTCAGGATCAAGTTCAGGACCCGGTCCTGGTCCCGGTGATAATGAAGTTCTTTACCGAGTAGTCCCCCTTAGAGTGAAAAAATCTTCAGAACTTCTGAAAAGACACTCATTCCCCTCTGAACCACTTTATGACGACCGAACTGTCAGTCCTGAACCCCGAGCTCCTGGACTCGCTTCCTCCCCTCCAAACGACCCCATGAAACGTCGTAGTGCCCGATTATCCCCAGTCTCGTCACCAGTCTATCAAACTGATTTCTCGAACAATTCGACACCTCAGCGATTACATAGCCCAACCACCCTTTCACATCCTGACTTACAGTCTACCTCGAACAATTCCACCCCCACCAGAGCAAGACAATTGCGTCCATCCGGTTCACAGCCGATGTTAGAGAAACTCAGCAGTTTACAACTGGAGGACACGACTAAGACAGTTCCCTCGTCCCCTGCACAGACCATCccatcagcttcatcaacatcaaacCTCTCACCATCTAGTGCTCCAGTAGCGATTCCAATGCACAGAGCCTCGACATCTCCAATCCCCGAGCGGTCGATATCGCGATCTCCCGTGGCTCGCCAACAGTCCCCCGACAAAGGACGTAGCCCTATTTCCCGACCCCTGTCGTTCTTCTCGACCAAATCCAGTCCTAAATCGCCGCCACCTCAACCCACTTTCAGCTCTAATGGCTCTTCTCCACCCTCGCAATTCTCTCGTACCTCCACTGTAAGCTCACTATCCACTACCACAACAACCTCTACCTCCAGCACCGCCTCAAACCTCCCTGCCGTCAGCGGAACCCAGAAACCTTCCGACCCAATCTCGTCTTCCATCAACCCTCCCCCTCGCATCCCCATGAGCTTCGACGAAATGGGCATCCCCCACGGCACcgaaaacgaaaaagaaTGTATTATAATGTGA
- the MIT1 gene encoding Mit1p (Transcriptional regulator of pseudohyphal growth; protein with sequence similarity to S. pombe gti1+ (gluconate transport inducer 1) and C. albicans Wor1; GO_component: GO:0005737 - cytoplasm [Evidence IEA,IEA]; GO_component: GO:0005737 - cytoplasm [Evidence IDA] [PMID 14562095]; GO_component: GO:0005634 - nucleus [Evidence IEA,IEA]; GO_component: GO:0005634 - nucleus [Evidence IDA] [PMID 14562095]; GO_function: GO:0003674 - molecular_function [Evidence ND]; GO_process: GO:0008150 - biological_process [Evidence ND]), which yields MYPPPPRMESYHGYVRTTLDAIILFEACRIGLLPRVQRRLSEKERKAIQPGSVFVWDEREAGMRRWTDGKSWSASRVSGSFLTYREMEGKRVELVVDTSVPSERHLPPVNTDRLMQPVEVRMPGQPNNQQSGQGPQNQQGQQGQQSQQGQQGQQGQQGQNQPSYPDNILSPVDNRSVSSSNSPNNNNNTNPNNTSGDMADDDEHDVHWIPQDGYRYKPNGLMKQSFSITTSTNLKLHLISYFSRAQLKNGEMLPVPSRDPNLRNIVIPKGLYPDHSSPLDHPHPNTIVQIYTPERDSAGNVVPNSGNLHGGHGGPPGTTVTQVIYNGTSPRPGQVAIGPGPGAVQGPGPGYGQVYQPGPPGYGQPVGGPVQIIGPGPGPQPGPHPYSPPQHQQHQQHQQQQQQQQQQQQLPAQTTVIYQQQPPQQLPPQHQQQQGPPGPQPVASHQQQPPHLAPPHHTLQQQQPPPSQQQPPPQVVQQQQLLHPQQQMGLPPQPQPQQQQQPPPPPQQQQQQQQQQQQYFYAGQTHVQPPLQHPPPPGQHHFPPPGPATLHPQTPQRPGMVVYGPPPSSAGPPSGISTAATTPLPSVSPQVPTPPPSHVTGGTYIKTEPGTTSFTTTPSPLVVHKTPPPISQTPPSGAPAILALPPPERKPLPAFPAGPVASRDGVDKALWSEDARAINVLDKSFNFSI from the coding sequence ATGTATCCGCCTCCTCCTAGAATGGAGTCGTATCACGGATATGTCCGGACGACTCTGGACgctattattttgtttgagGCATGTCGAATTGGTCTTTTACCCCGTGTTCAGCGAAGACTTTCTGAGAAAGAACGCAAGGCAATTCAACCTGGCTCGGTGTTTGTATGGGATGAACGTGAAGCTGGTATGAGAAGATGGACTGACGGCAAGTCCTGGAGCGCCTCGAGAGTTTCTGGATCGTTTCTCACGTATCGTGAAATGGAAGGAAAGCGTGTTGAATTGGTTGTAGATACTTCAGTGCCTTCTGAAAGACATCTACCTCCTGTCAACACAGACCGTCTTATGCAGCCAGTCGAGGTGCGAATGCCTGGTCAACCCAATAACCAGCAATCCGGTCAGGGACCACAGAATCAGCAGGGGCAACAAGGACAACAGAGTCAGCAAGGACAACAGGGACAACAGGGACAACAGGGACAGAATCAACCGTCATACCCCGATAACATTCTATCACCAGTTGATAACCGATCagtatcatcatcaaactcacctaacaacaacaacaacaccaatCCCAACAATACATCTGGTGATATGgctgacgatgatgaaCACGATGTTCACTGGATCCCTCAGGACGGATATCGATATAAACCCAATGGACTTATGAAACAGTCGTTTTCAATTACCACCTCAACCAATCTTAAACTGCATCTGATTTCATACTTTTCACGAGCCCAGCTGAAAAACGGAGAAATGCTTCCTGTTCCATCGCGAGATCCTAATCTACGAAACATCGTGATCCCCAAAGGTCTGTATCCCGACCATTCGTCTCCTTTAGATCATCCTCATCCCAACACAATTGTGCAGATTTACACACCTGAGCGGGACTCAGCTGGCAATGTGGTTCCAAACTCTGGCAATCTTCATGGCGGTCATGGTGGTCCTCCTGGAACTACCGTTACTCAAGTTATCTATAACGGCACGTCGCCACGACCTGGTCAAGTTGCTATTGGTCCCGGTCCTGGAGCTGTTCAGGGTCCTGGTCCTGGTTATGGTCAAGTTTATCAACCTGGTCCACCAGGATATGGCCAACCAGTAGGTGGTCCAGTTCAAATAATCGGACCCGGACCTGGTCCTCAACCTGGACCCCATCCATATTCCCCAccacaacatcaacaacatcaacaacatcaacaacagcagcaacagcagcaacaacaacagcaattgcCAGCTCAAACAACCGTAAtctaccaacaacaaccccCTCAACAACTCCCAccacaacatcaacaacagcagggACCACCAGGTCCTCAACCTGTCGcatctcatcaacaacaacctccTCATTTAGCACCTCCCCATCACACccttcaacaacagcaaccaccaccatcacaacaacaaccccCTCCTCAAGTtgttcaacagcagcaacttcttcatcctcaacaacaaatggGTTTaccaccacaaccacaaccacaacaacagcaacaaccaccaccaccacctcaacaacaacaacaacaacaacaacaacaacaacaatactTCTACGCTGGTCAAACCCATGTTCAACCACCATTACAAcatccacctccacctgGTCAACACCATTTCCCTCCTCCTGGCCCCGCTACTTTACACCCTCAAACACCCCAGCGGCCTGGAATGGTTGTATACGGTCCTCCTCCTAGTTCGGCAGGTCCACCTAGCGGGATCTCTACTGCCGCAACCACCCCTCTACCATCGGTGTCACCACAAGTTCCCACACCACCTCCATCTCACGTCACTGGAGGAACCTATATCAAAACTGAGCCGGGAACAACATCCTTCACCACAACCCCATCTCCATTAGTTGTACATAAGACGCCACCTCCCATCTCCCAAACCCCTCCTAGTGGCGCTCCCGCGATCCTGGCTCTTCCTCCCCCCGAACGCAAACCATTACCTGCTTTCCCCGCTGGCCCTGTAGCCTCTCGCGACGGCGTCGACAAAGCTCTCTGGAGCGAAGACGCCCGTGCCATTAACGTGCTCGACAAAAGCTTCAACTTCAGTATCTAA
- the SAT4 gene encoding serine/threonine protein kinase SAT4 codes for MVSIGASHNGGVALAPTPQMSYTSTSSGTPPPPASRPVSAMAKLKTMFGPKKAAMPFGERSPVPSRTPSPLPSPISGPTRSPTPSIHTTNGNGNGINGSVNGHSSLNTAVNANEMERTNGYGGNYSYQPGHGNGNLLSVTSTASHSTHYSTLGSTLSPKPSNNTVMSVSSANSSTATLASTTKRIILLENGSHEHYLKSTRRQEKLGRMIRDIVGTGQKVRQDAVSAMPELVDKDNDDLSSRIADLSLMSGLVSQIEKGEKDVQNLVRDHGLKVPPLQGSGSTANSSAPKSLLQKYGKCQEIIGKGAYGVVRVCHKYDHVAHREVLFAVKEFKRRSSETEQNFSKRLTSEFCISSSLHHANIIQTLDLMKDSRGVCCQVMEYCAGGDLYSLILASEGGLEVVEADCFFKQIMRGVVYMHSMGVAHCDLKPENILLTPTGVVKISDFGNGECFRMAWESEIHMLSGVCGSRPYIAPEEFRDEQFDPRAVDVWATGIIYMAMRTGSYLWQVAEEDDEFYAKYLQRRKHKNGYEPIESLKRSKCKNVIYSILDPKPNRRITGKQVLNSEWGRSIQVCESGERGH; via the coding sequence ATGGTTAGTATCGGAGCTAGTCACAATGGCGGTGTCGCTTTAGCACCTACACCTCAAATGTCGTACACAAGTACCAGTAGTGGcactcctcctccacctgCCTCAAGACCGGTGTCTGCTATGGCCAAGCTGAAAACTATGTTTGGACCAAAAAAAGCTGCCATGCCATTTGGCGAAAGAAGCCCGGTTCCGTCTAGAACCCCCAGTCCTTTACCAAGCCCTATTAGCGGTCCTACTCGATCTCCTACTCCAAGTATACACACTACCAATGGTAATGGCAATGGCATCAACGGCAGTGTCAATGGTCACAGTAGCTTGAATACTGCCGTTAATGCTAACGAGATGGAAAGAACTAATGGATATGGCGGTAATTATAGTTACCAACCCGGCCATGGTAATGGCAATTTACTTTCGGTTACTAGCACAGCATCTCATTCTACCCATTATTCGACGTTGGGTTCGACTTTGTCTCCTAAACCATCGAACAACACTGTCATGTCTGTATCATCTGCCAATTCGTCAACTGCTACCCTGGCTTCTACTACGAAAAGAATCATATTATTAGAAAATGGTTCGCATGAGCATTATTTAAAAAGCACTAGACGACAAGAGAAACTAGGAAGAATGATTCGTGATATTGTTGGCACCGGCCAAAAAGTTCGTCAAGACGCAGTATCTGCTATGCCCGAACTTGTTGATAAAGACAATGACGATCTCAGTAGTCGTATCGCAGACTTGAGTCTGATGAGTGGACTTGTTTCGCAGATTGAAAAGGGTGAAAAGGACGTTCAAAATCTCGTACGAGATCACGGCCTAAAAGTGCCTCCTTTACAAGGATCTGGTTCGACAGCCAACAGTTCAGCTCCAAAGTCTTTACTACAAAAGTATGGTAAATGTCAAGAAATTATTGGCAAGGGTGCTTATGGGGTCGTGAGGGTGTGTCACAAGTACGACCATGTAGCACATCGAGAAGTGTTATTTGCTGTTAAAGAGTTTAAAAGACGAAGTTCCGAGACTGAACAGAACTTTTCGAAACGACTTACCAGCGAGTTCTGTATTAGTTCGTCTTTACACCATGCCAACATCATTCAAACACTAGATCTTATGAAAGATTCTCGAGGTGTGTGCTGTCAAGTGATGGAATACtgtgctggtggtgatctGTACTCTTTAATTCTTGCCTCGGAAGGAGGGTTGGAAGTGGTTGAAGCTGACTGTTTTTTCAAGCAAATTATGAGAGGTGTTGTTTACATGCATTCGATGGGTGTAGCTCACTGTGATCTGAAACCTGAGAACATTCTTCTGACCCCCACTGGAGTTGTCAAGATCAGTGATTTTGGTAACGGCGAGTGTTTCCGAATGGCCTGGGAGTCGGAAATCCACATGCTTTCTGGAGTCTGTGGATCGAGACCGTACATTGCTCCTGAGGAGTTCCGCGACGAGCAATTCGATCCTCGAGCTGTCGATGTATGGGCCACCGGAATAATCTACATGGCGATGCGAACTGGCAGTTACCTCTGGCAAGTGgccgaagaagacgatgagtTCTATGCCAAGTACCTACAGCGACGAAAGCACAAAAATGGCTACGAGCCCATCGAGTCGCTAAAACGAAGCAAGTGCAAAAACGTCATCTACTCTATCCTGGACCCCAAACCCAACCGCAGAATCACGGGCAAACAGGTCCTAAACAGCGAATGGGGCCGCAGCATCCAAGTCTGCGAAAGCGGTGAACGTGGCCACTGA